Proteins from a single region of Nitratidesulfovibrio sp.:
- a CDS encoding DUF2062 domain-containing protein: MDDSTHPQDGGPPSSDADSPGNGAPGPCRNGRSAPERLWRAVRLHRLRLVRLPSTPHRIALGVGLGMLIGSIPLIPSQMLLAGVVAWLLRASPTAAVIATLYSNPVTFGPLYAIFFAIGSFLLPNMHVALPEDVANLTSLLAMGWDVYLVLCAGGVVFGALAGVLAYVAAYRMVAAYQQRRVRWRSGASNAPPVQAGCAPSEDGDDCEPDDAAHGGKGASDRSGGRGGRGGHG, translated from the coding sequence ATGGACGACAGCACGCACCCGCAGGATGGCGGCCCGCCATCATCGGACGCAGACAGCCCCGGAAACGGCGCGCCTGGTCCGTGCCGCAACGGGCGTTCCGCGCCGGAACGCCTGTGGCGGGCCGTGCGGTTGCACCGGCTGCGGCTGGTACGGCTGCCTTCCACGCCGCATCGCATCGCGCTGGGCGTGGGCCTTGGCATGCTCATCGGGTCCATTCCGCTGATTCCTTCGCAGATGCTGCTGGCGGGCGTGGTGGCCTGGCTGCTGCGGGCCAGCCCCACGGCGGCGGTCATCGCCACGCTGTATTCCAATCCGGTCACCTTCGGCCCGCTGTACGCCATTTTTTTCGCCATCGGCTCGTTCCTGCTGCCGAACATGCATGTGGCCTTGCCGGAAGACGTGGCCAACCTCACTTCGCTGCTGGCCATGGGCTGGGACGTGTATCTGGTGCTGTGCGCGGGTGGGGTGGTGTTCGGTGCGTTGGCCGGGGTGCTGGCCTACGTGGCGGCCTATCGCATGGTGGCTGCGTACCAGCAGCGCCGGGTGCGCTGGCGCTCCGGGGCCAGCAATGCTCCGCCCGTGCAGGCAGGCTGCGCGCCGTCCGAAGACGGGGACGACTGCGAACCGGATGATGCCGCCCATGGCGGCAAGGGGGCGAGTGATCGTAGCGGTGGGCGCGGCGGGCGTGGCGGGCACGGGTAG
- a CDS encoding RNA pseudouridine synthase: MNAEANTGAACIAPEDDGTRLDAALARLLPLLLSQTLPQPHQSPDSPPRSPGLLPPDAGVRARRRLWLTHAVLLDGRPAKPGTQVRAGQRVEVRPLHALRGTMPGPLPNAGPNGGPDSQQDIAPNFSPGSTPDGDAAGNADVAPRVLTEAHGLVALYKPGGLHSAAIAGSAAPCVEALLPALLRLPDLPGMEGATGFPRLLNRLDGPTSGILLAARTPQAADLFHAAENSGQATKTYLALVHGILAQAVTVRRALDTANRATTRVLPQDTPDSLRHTVVTPLGVLNIAAPAEGSPNADDTARHDTAMPVAPGTPCTLVRCVIRKGARHQIRAHLAALGHPIVGDTRYGAPEGTITAAPLPQDAPQAARPLPATTLFLHHARIELPDFQAACPPPWLHLLPPELQEAARTAYRPAS, encoded by the coding sequence GTGAACGCTGAGGCAAACACCGGGGCGGCATGCATCGCGCCGGAAGACGACGGCACACGGCTTGATGCCGCCCTGGCCCGCCTGCTGCCCCTCCTGCTGTCCCAGACACTGCCCCAGCCGCACCAGTCCCCGGACTCTCCCCCCCGTAGCCCCGGCCTGCTTCCGCCCGACGCGGGTGTGCGCGCGCGCCGTCGCCTGTGGCTGACCCACGCCGTGCTGCTGGACGGACGCCCCGCCAAGCCGGGCACGCAGGTTCGGGCCGGGCAACGGGTGGAGGTGCGCCCGCTGCATGCACTGCGCGGCACGATGCCCGGCCCCCTTCCGAATGCCGGGCCGAATGGCGGGCCGGATAGCCAACAGGACATCGCGCCAAACTTCTCGCCGGGCAGCACGCCCGACGGCGATGCCGCCGGAAATGCCGACGTTGCGCCGCGCGTGCTGACCGAGGCCCACGGGCTGGTGGCCCTGTACAAGCCCGGCGGGCTGCATTCCGCCGCCATAGCGGGCAGCGCCGCCCCCTGCGTTGAAGCGTTGTTGCCCGCCCTGCTCCGCCTGCCCGATCTGCCCGGCATGGAAGGCGCCACGGGTTTCCCGCGCCTGCTCAACCGGCTGGACGGCCCCACTTCGGGCATACTGCTGGCCGCGCGCACCCCGCAGGCCGCCGACCTCTTCCACGCTGCCGAAAATTCCGGACAGGCGACCAAGACCTATCTTGCGCTGGTGCACGGCATACTGGCCCAGGCAGTGACGGTGCGCCGCGCCCTGGACACGGCCAACCGGGCCACCACCCGCGTCCTGCCGCAGGATACGCCCGATTCGCTACGCCATACCGTGGTCACTCCGCTGGGCGTCCTGAATATCGCGGCACCCGCGGAGGGTTCGCCGAATGCGGACGATACTGCCCGGCACGACACCGCCATGCCCGTCGCTCCCGGCACCCCGTGCACACTGGTACGCTGCGTCATCCGCAAGGGCGCGCGGCACCAGATTCGCGCCCACCTCGCCGCGCTGGGGCACCCCATCGTGGGCGATACGCGCTACGGTGCCCCTGAAGGCACCATCACCGCCGCTCCCCTGCCGCAGGACGCGCCGCAGGCCGCACGCCCCCTGCCCGCAACCACACTGTTCCTGCACCATGCCCGCATCGAACTGCCGGACTTTCAGGCAGCCTGCCCGCCGCCGTGGCTGCATCTGCTGCCCCCGGAACTGCAAGAGGCGGCACGCACCGCGTACCGCCCCGCTTCCTGA
- a CDS encoding response regulator — translation MTHPLILIVEDSRASADELRTRIAELLGFSVLTAGTCAEAVRIMDEQGPNLFLAILDLTLPDAPDGEVVDQARARKVPSLVFTSRLDDTTRRYILSKDVIDYIIKDEHAVDNVVRAVDRLHRNRVAKILVVDDSPSMRTFMKEELRRYMFQVYEASGGPTALRVLERNPDVMLVITDFMMPDMDGVELTRRIRERYPRETLAIMGVSVHAERPLTVEFIKNGADDFITKPFLREELYCRVLQNVETVERARTLVELNDVKNRFLGMAAHDLRNPINGIRGFSRLLLDGVLGPLTDDQRSVLGTMHQASNEMLQLVNDLLDVTVIESGRLDLVLHPGDLAVLAAERLSFASLAAGAKNIRIDKQFEHAQCMFDPRRMAQVFDNLLSNAVKFTPPQTRIRVAVRVDGTEAVFEVADEGPGILPEERERMFRSFEKLSARPTAGEASTGLGLTIVKRIVTAHGGRVWVESEPGSGATFRVAVPLRVGALSTAERALAAPSGER, via the coding sequence ATGACGCATCCGCTCATCCTCATCGTCGAGGACAGCCGCGCCAGCGCAGACGAACTGCGCACGCGCATCGCCGAACTTCTCGGTTTTTCCGTGCTCACGGCGGGCACGTGCGCCGAGGCCGTCCGCATCATGGACGAACAGGGGCCCAACCTGTTCCTCGCCATCCTCGACCTTACCCTGCCCGACGCCCCCGACGGCGAGGTGGTGGACCAGGCGCGCGCCCGCAAGGTGCCTTCGCTGGTGTTCACCTCGCGCCTTGATGACACCACGCGCCGCTACATCCTTTCCAAGGACGTCATCGACTACATCATCAAGGACGAGCACGCCGTGGACAACGTGGTGCGCGCCGTTGACCGGCTGCACCGCAACCGCGTGGCCAAGATCCTGGTGGTGGACGATTCGCCCTCCATGCGCACCTTCATGAAGGAAGAGCTGCGCCGCTACATGTTCCAGGTGTACGAGGCATCGGGCGGCCCCACGGCCCTGCGTGTGCTGGAACGCAACCCGGACGTGATGCTGGTGATCACCGACTTCATGATGCCCGACATGGACGGGGTGGAGCTGACCCGCCGCATCCGCGAACGTTACCCGCGCGAAACGCTGGCCATCATGGGGGTTTCGGTCCACGCGGAACGCCCGCTTACCGTGGAATTCATCAAGAACGGCGCCGACGATTTCATCACCAAACCCTTCCTGCGCGAGGAACTGTACTGCCGCGTGCTCCAGAACGTGGAAACGGTGGAGCGCGCCCGCACCCTGGTGGAACTGAACGACGTCAAGAACCGCTTCCTCGGCATGGCCGCGCACGATCTGCGCAACCCCATCAACGGCATCCGGGGCTTCAGCCGCCTGCTGCTGGATGGGGTGCTGGGACCGCTGACCGATGACCAGCGCAGCGTGCTGGGCACCATGCACCAGGCCAGCAACGAGATGCTCCAACTGGTCAACGACCTGCTGGACGTCACCGTCATCGAAAGTGGCCGACTGGACCTTGTGCTGCACCCCGGCGACCTGGCGGTGCTGGCTGCGGAGCGGCTGTCCTTTGCCTCGCTGGCGGCGGGCGCCAAGAACATCCGCATCGACAAGCAGTTCGAGCACGCCCAGTGCATGTTCGACCCGCGCCGCATGGCCCAGGTGTTCGACAACCTGCTGAGCAACGCGGTAAAGTTCACCCCGCCGCAAACGCGCATACGCGTGGCGGTGCGCGTGGACGGCACGGAAGCGGTGTTCGAGGTGGCGGACGAAGGCCCCGGCATCCTGCCCGAAGAGCGCGAGCGCATGTTCCGGTCGTTCGAAAAGCTCAGCGCCCGCCCCACGGCGGGCGAGGCCAGCACCGGCCTTGGGCTGACCATCGTCAAGCGTATCGTCACCGCGCATGGTGGCCGGGTGTGGGTGGAAAGCGAACCCGGCAGCGGGGCCACCTTCCGGGTGGCCGTGCCGCTGCGCGTGGGCGCCCTGTCCACGGCGGAACGGGCGCTGGCGGCCCCCTCCGGTGAACGCTGA
- a CDS encoding phage regulatory CII family protein, whose translation MRRSVTSITQNAVLAARRSKWVAQQIGKPYPTMMRELNPHDHSAKLGADTLLEIMRVTRDVAALEYMAQEMGYQLAPRQTDATGSEQS comes from the coding sequence ATGCGCAGAAGCGTGACCAGCATCACCCAGAACGCCGTGCTCGCCGCGCGGCGGTCCAAATGGGTTGCCCAACAGATCGGCAAACCCTACCCCACCATGATGCGAGAACTGAACCCACACGATCACAGCGCCAAGCTGGGCGCGGATACCCTGCTGGAAATCATGCGGGTAACCCGCGACGTGGCCGCGCTGGAGTACATGGCCCAGGAAATGGGATATCAGCTCGCGCCGCGCCAGACGGATGCCACAGGCAGCGAGCAGTCCTGA
- a CDS encoding response regulator transcription factor translates to MESGRNVFIAAHQPLMREGLKVLLRGLDGVRVCGEASDGRAALEGCERLGAELAVIECGLPLLDGVCVMRMLKRRHPARKVLAIGGDDPAMLRPALEAGADGYLLPEASADEVRLAVRAVLAGGGWLSPWAAREVLRDRRSTAGAQPAEQKRDTLALLTPREREVLHLVAEGYRNREIAGLLVVSDRTVEKHRANLFRKLSLHSQADARAWAEARGFALRPRPRGERLGLG, encoded by the coding sequence ATGGAGAGTGGGCGCAACGTGTTCATTGCCGCGCATCAGCCGTTGATGCGCGAAGGGTTGAAGGTGCTGCTGCGCGGGCTGGACGGGGTGCGCGTGTGCGGCGAGGCGTCGGACGGGCGCGCCGCGCTGGAAGGGTGCGAGCGGCTGGGGGCGGAACTGGCCGTCATCGAGTGCGGGCTGCCCCTGCTGGACGGGGTGTGCGTGATGCGGATGCTCAAGCGGCGCCATCCGGCCCGGAAGGTACTGGCCATCGGCGGCGATGACCCGGCCATGCTGCGCCCCGCGCTGGAGGCGGGGGCCGACGGCTATCTGCTGCCGGAAGCCAGCGCCGACGAGGTGCGGCTTGCGGTGCGCGCGGTGCTGGCGGGTGGGGGGTGGCTTTCGCCGTGGGCCGCGCGCGAGGTGCTGCGCGACAGGCGCAGCACCGCCGGGGCGCAACCGGCGGAGCAGAAGCGTGACACCCTGGCCCTGCTGACCCCGCGCGAGCGCGAGGTGCTGCACCTGGTGGCCGAAGGATACCGCAACCGTGAGATAGCCGGGCTGCTGGTGGTCAGCGACAGGACCGTGGAAAAACACCGCGCCAACCTGTTCCGCAAGCTTTCGCTGCATTCGCAGGCCGATGCCAGGGCCTGGGCAGAGGCGCGCGGTTTTGCGCTGCGGCCACGACCGCGTGGCGAACGATTGGGGTTGGGCTGA
- a CDS encoding YbaK/EbsC family protein gives MDDTSLSPSARRVQDWLDQAVREASDGYSAPRFVVRELPDSTRTAQEAADAVGCTVAQIAKSLIFKGKQSGRGWLIIASGANRVDEKRAAALAGEPLGRADADFVRQATGYAIGGVPPVAHATPVGCLIDADLLALPDIWAAAGTPHAVFPLTPDDLVRLTGGTVGHVRKE, from the coding sequence ATGGACGACACATCCCTTTCCCCCAGCGCGCGCCGCGTGCAGGACTGGCTGGACCAGGCCGTGCGCGAGGCAAGCGACGGATACAGCGCGCCGCGCTTCGTGGTGCGCGAACTGCCCGACTCCACCCGCACCGCCCAGGAAGCTGCCGACGCCGTGGGCTGCACCGTGGCCCAGATAGCCAAGTCGCTGATATTCAAGGGCAAGCAGAGCGGGCGCGGCTGGCTGATCATCGCCAGCGGGGCCAACCGGGTGGACGAAAAACGCGCCGCCGCGCTGGCGGGTGAACCGCTGGGCCGCGCCGACGCCGACTTCGTGCGCCAGGCCACCGGCTACGCCATCGGCGGCGTGCCCCCGGTGGCCCACGCCACCCCGGTGGGCTGCCTGATCGACGCGGACCTGCTGGCCCTGCCCGACATCTGGGCGGCGGCGGGCACCCCGCACGCGGTATTCCCCCTGACGCCGGACGACCTGGTGCGGCTGACCGGCGGCACCGTGGGCCATGTGCGCAAGGAATAG
- a CDS encoding 2Fe-2S iron-sulfur cluster-binding protein has protein sequence MSDAEKTAPESPDAATSASSASPSSPPSPAPKPQQARTLTVRVQRSGPDGANARFDDFRLTVRPEDSVLDVLDRLRVESDPTLVYRHSCHHSSCGTCAMRINGRERLACITRMLALGTDVVTLEPLRSLPVLGDLMVDMRPMFAHIEPDWGYVRPVEKASTGVPHGVARYTRLENCIECGACMSACPVTNGTDDMPPATSQAVHHAAHLPAPHAAPLSTPLSMDDPDAPPRHESPAEPAFMGPAPLAALNRELARHPERREELLHIGKGPHGERHCRRHLACSRACPSGVYPAKDIMDIRMMHGGGKD, from the coding sequence ATGAGCGACGCCGAAAAGACCGCGCCCGAATCGCCGGATGCCGCCACCTCCGCGTCTTCGGCTTCCCCCTCCTCTCCCCCCTCCCCCGCCCCCAAGCCGCAGCAGGCGCGCACGCTCACGGTGCGGGTGCAGCGCAGCGGCCCCGACGGGGCCAACGCCCGCTTCGACGATTTCCGGCTGACGGTGCGGCCCGAGGATTCCGTGCTCGACGTGCTGGACCGCCTCCGCGTGGAGTCAGACCCAACGCTGGTCTACCGCCATTCGTGCCACCATTCCAGTTGCGGCACCTGCGCCATGCGCATCAACGGGCGCGAACGGCTGGCCTGCATCACCCGCATGCTGGCCCTGGGCACCGACGTGGTGACCCTGGAGCCCTTGCGCTCGCTGCCCGTGCTGGGCGACCTGATGGTGGACATGCGCCCCATGTTCGCCCACATCGAACCGGACTGGGGCTACGTGCGCCCGGTGGAAAAGGCGTCCACCGGGGTGCCGCACGGGGTGGCGCGCTACACCCGGCTGGAGAACTGTATCGAATGCGGGGCGTGCATGTCGGCCTGCCCGGTCACCAACGGCACCGACGACATGCCGCCTGCCACGTCCCAGGCCGTGCACCACGCCGCACACCTGCCCGCGCCCCACGCCGCGCCCCTGTCCACGCCCCTGTCCATGGATGACCCAGACGCTCCCCCCAGGCATGAATCCCCCGCAGAACCCGCGTTCATGGGGCCAGCCCCGCTGGCCGCGCTGAACCGCGAACTGGCCCGCCACCCCGAACGGCGCGAGGAACTGCTGCACATCGGCAAGGGGCCGCACGGCGAACGCCACTGCCGACGCCACCTGGCGTGCAGCCGGGCCTGCCCCAGCGGGGTTTACCCGGCCAAGGACATCATGGACATCCGCATGATGCACGGGGGCGGCAAGGACTGA
- a CDS encoding FAD-dependent oxidoreductase, whose translation MVHIAIIGGGGTAAALAHDLILRGFSVAIYERGEFFSGATGRHHGLLHSGARYAVHDPEAARECIEENMILRRLVPQAMEQNDGLFVALDDEDMAYRQRLKDACAASGIPTRDYTPEQARRMEPGLTDTVLAAMQVPDATFDAWRLALPFLATARAGGATVHNFTEVVDIDVQGGAVRGLRLRTLTEDAHGARGREWSAPADMVVNAAGAWAGKVAALAGVHVPIQPGPGVLVAVEGRVTNMVINRMRKASEGDIIVPQRRLSVLGTSMWLTEDPDHLDIPPEHVARMVRLCSEMVPACAGAPIRSAWSAARPLIGNADAARPQEISRTFDCYDHGTRDNVSGLLSIIGGKGMTLRAMAEKTADIICRLTGHDAPCRTRETPLLPARAYYRS comes from the coding sequence ATGGTACACATCGCCATCATCGGGGGGGGCGGCACGGCCGCAGCCCTTGCACACGACCTGATTCTGCGCGGCTTTTCCGTGGCCATCTACGAACGGGGCGAATTCTTCAGCGGGGCCACGGGCCGCCATCACGGGCTGCTGCACAGCGGCGCCCGCTACGCGGTGCACGACCCCGAGGCCGCGCGCGAATGCATCGAGGAAAACATGATCCTGCGCCGTCTGGTGCCGCAGGCCATGGAACAGAATGACGGCCTGTTCGTGGCCCTGGACGACGAGGACATGGCCTACCGCCAGCGGCTGAAGGACGCCTGCGCGGCATCGGGAATTCCCACGCGCGACTACACGCCCGAACAGGCCCGCAGGATGGAACCCGGCCTGACCGACACGGTGCTGGCGGCCATGCAGGTGCCGGACGCCACCTTCGACGCGTGGCGGCTGGCCCTGCCCTTTCTGGCCACGGCGCGCGCGGGCGGGGCCACGGTCCACAATTTCACAGAGGTCGTGGACATCGACGTGCAGGGCGGCGCGGTGCGCGGCCTGCGCCTGCGCACCCTGACGGAAGACGCCCACGGCGCGCGGGGCCGCGAATGGTCCGCCCCCGCCGACATGGTGGTCAACGCCGCCGGGGCCTGGGCGGGCAAGGTGGCGGCACTGGCGGGGGTGCACGTGCCCATCCAGCCGGGACCGGGGGTGCTGGTGGCCGTGGAGGGCCGGGTGACCAACATGGTCATCAACCGCATGCGCAAGGCCAGCGAAGGCGACATCATCGTGCCGCAGCGCCGCCTTTCGGTGCTGGGCACCTCCATGTGGCTCACCGAAGACCCCGACCACCTGGACATTCCGCCCGAACACGTGGCGCGCATGGTGCGCCTGTGCTCGGAAATGGTGCCCGCCTGCGCCGGTGCGCCCATCCGCTCGGCATGGTCCGCCGCGCGCCCGCTCATCGGCAACGCCGATGCCGCGCGCCCGCAGGAGATCAGCCGGACCTTCGACTGCTACGACCACGGCACGCGCGACAACGTATCCGGGCTGCTGTCCATCATCGGCGGCAAGGGCATGACCCTGCGCGCCATGGCCGAAAAGACCGCCGACATCATCTGCCGCCTTACCGGGCATGACGCGCCCTGCCGCACGCGCGAAACGCCCCTGCTGCCCGCGCGGGCCTACTACAGGAGCTGA
- the queC gene encoding 7-cyano-7-deazaguanine synthase QueC, with amino-acid sequence MHSKETALVVLSGGQDSATCLGWALERFGQVSTIGFHYGQRHTVEMDCRLRLMDEVRRLSAGWNERLTDDTTVELALFRELGRTALTHDVAIEMGRNGLPTTFVPGRNLVFLTAAAAHAYRQGIRHIIIGVCETDYSGYPDCRDDTIKAMQVALNLGMESRFVLHTPLMWLTKGATWELARQVGGDAFVEVVLEHTHTCYKGVRTTRHPWGYGCGDCPACDLRRQGWADYLRSCSGGGC; translated from the coding sequence ATGCATAGCAAAGAAACCGCCCTCGTGGTCCTGTCCGGCGGGCAGGATTCCGCAACGTGCCTGGGCTGGGCGCTGGAACGCTTTGGCCAGGTGTCCACCATCGGCTTTCATTACGGACAGCGCCACACCGTGGAAATGGACTGCCGCCTGCGCCTGATGGACGAGGTGCGCCGCCTGTCCGCGGGCTGGAACGAGCGCCTGACCGACGACACTACCGTGGAACTGGCCCTGTTCCGCGAACTGGGCCGCACCGCGCTGACCCACGACGTGGCCATAGAGATGGGCCGCAACGGGCTGCCCACCACCTTCGTGCCGGGGCGCAACCTGGTGTTCCTGACGGCGGCGGCGGCCCATGCCTACCGGCAGGGCATCCGGCACATCATCATCGGTGTGTGCGAGACCGACTATTCCGGCTACCCAGATTGCCGCGACGACACCATCAAGGCCATGCAGGTGGCCCTGAACCTGGGCATGGAGTCGCGCTTCGTGCTGCATACCCCGCTGATGTGGCTGACCAAGGGGGCCACGTGGGAACTGGCCCGGCAGGTGGGCGGCGACGCCTTTGTCGAGGTGGTGCTGGAACATACCCACACCTGCTACAAGGGCGTGCGCACCACCCGCCACCCGTGGGGCTACGGCTGCGGCGACTGTCCGGCCTGCGACCTGCGCCGCCAGGGCTGGGCCGACTACCTGCGCAGCTGTTCCGGCGGCGGGTGCTGA
- the queE gene encoding 7-carboxy-7-deazaguanine synthase → MGYRVKEIFHSLQGEGVHAGRAAVFCRFSGCNLWTGREQDRTDAACRFCDTDFTGTDGSGGGVFEDAQALAAAILAVFPYPLAPPDSLDTPTPLDGNGWRPYVVFTGGEPALQLTTDLLDALHARGCQCGVETNGTLPLPAGLDWVTVSPKAGTRLAVTQGDELKLVWPQHGVDPADFAGLAFRHFILQPRDDAGHGADGTAGGADHVAACVRYCLEHPRWRLGLQVHKFLGIR, encoded by the coding sequence ATGGGCTACCGGGTCAAGGAAATCTTTCACTCGCTGCAAGGCGAGGGCGTGCACGCCGGGCGCGCCGCCGTGTTCTGCCGTTTTTCCGGTTGCAACCTGTGGACCGGGCGCGAGCAGGACCGGACGGATGCCGCGTGCCGGTTCTGCGATACCGACTTCACGGGCACCGACGGCTCCGGCGGGGGCGTGTTCGAGGATGCGCAGGCGCTGGCCGCTGCCATCCTTGCCGTTTTTCCGTATCCCCTGGCCCCTCCGGATTCCCTGGATACCCCGACCCCTCTGGACGGGAACGGCTGGCGGCCCTATGTGGTGTTCACCGGCGGCGAACCCGCCCTGCAACTGACCACGGACCTGCTGGATGCCCTGCACGCGCGTGGCTGCCAGTGCGGGGTAGAGACCAACGGCACCCTGCCCCTGCCCGCAGGGCTGGACTGGGTGACCGTCAGCCCCAAGGCGGGCACGCGCCTTGCCGTGACGCAGGGGGACGAACTGAAGCTGGTCTGGCCACAGCACGGCGTGGACCCCGCCGACTTCGCGGGACTGGCCTTTCGCCACTTCATCCTGCAACCGCGCGACGACGCGGGGCACGGGGCGGACGGCACTGCCGGGGGCGCGGATCACGTTGCCGCCTGCGTGCGCTATTGTCTGGAACATCCGCGCTGGCGGTTGGGATTGCAGGTGCACAAGTTTCTGGGCATCCGCTAG
- the queD gene encoding 6-carboxytetrahydropterin synthase QueD yields MDIFVTLTFDAAHRLPCVPQGHKCGNLHGHTFTVEVHARGPVGGDTGWVMDFGDLKRLAKPVLDRLDHAYLNDIPGLENPTSECIARWLWRELKPGLPQLCRLVVRESPTSGAVYEGEGGAV; encoded by the coding sequence ATGGACATTTTCGTGACGCTTACCTTCGACGCGGCGCACCGGCTGCCGTGCGTGCCGCAGGGGCACAAGTGCGGCAACCTGCATGGGCACACCTTTACCGTGGAAGTGCACGCGCGCGGCCCCGTGGGCGGCGATACCGGCTGGGTGATGGATTTCGGCGATCTGAAGCGGCTGGCGAAACCGGTCCTTGACCGGCTGGACCATGCCTATCTCAACGACATCCCCGGTCTGGAGAATCCCACCAGCGAATGCATCGCCCGCTGGCTGTGGCGCGAACTGAAGCCCGGCCTGCCGCAGCTGTGCCGCCTGGTGGTGCGCGAAAGCCCCACTTCCGGGGCGGTGTACGAAGGGGAAGGCGGGGCCGTGTAG
- a CDS encoding serine hydrolase, whose product MRMHSTVPGHMASRQHHASPTPAAPAARSIARPAQTCRTGLVLLALMVAALLAAPVAAHATSHETLDVRSALLLDMSTGRIIYEQNADEPIPPASLTKVLSMYVALDQVRAGKASLKDTVKVSRRAFSTGGSRMFLKQGETLTLDDLLEGMAVSSGNDASVATAEHIGGNVDNFVQMMNAKARALGMKNSVFRNPHGLPAAGQHTTARDMLSLSRAYLAQYPEALRYHSTRYIKHNKVITTNKNPLLGNCEGADGLKTGWVFASGYNIISTVKRGKTRLLAVVLGAETTQARAQEVNRLVEAGFRSVAGGGKPVSMLLADMKPSDYGLTLHKTNSEAYAELRKSSKSAKSRKTSVAAAKTAEGAKAAPVQKKSQKKKAAVTAEKADPAKTGQKAAPKASKSTASATAKASDASRTTRTKASAQAQAKQPERKAVAKTEDQEPAPKAARKKSSATKSTADKTPAPGKKATPREVADKQG is encoded by the coding sequence ATGCGCATGCACAGCACCGTTCCCGGCCACATGGCCTCACGCCAGCATCATGCATCCCCCACCCCGGCGGCCCCTGCCGCCCGGTCCATCGCACGGCCCGCCCAAACCTGCCGGACAGGTCTTGTGCTTCTGGCCCTGATGGTTGCCGCGCTGCTCGCCGCTCCCGTGGCGGCGCACGCCACCAGCCATGAAACGCTCGACGTGCGCTCCGCCCTGTTGCTGGACATGAGCACCGGGCGCATCATTTACGAACAGAACGCCGACGAGCCCATTCCCCCCGCATCGCTCACCAAGGTGTTGTCCATGTACGTGGCCCTGGACCAGGTGCGCGCGGGCAAGGCATCGCTGAAGGATACCGTCAAGGTCAGCCGCCGCGCCTTCTCCACCGGCGGTTCGCGCATGTTCCTGAAGCAGGGGGAAACCCTGACCCTGGACGATCTGCTGGAAGGCATGGCCGTATCCTCGGGTAACGACGCCAGCGTTGCCACTGCCGAACACATCGGCGGCAACGTGGACAACTTCGTGCAGATGATGAACGCCAAGGCCAGGGCGCTGGGCATGAAGAACAGCGTGTTCCGCAACCCGCACGGCCTGCCCGCCGCCGGGCAGCACACCACCGCCCGTGACATGCTTTCCCTTTCCCGCGCCTACCTTGCCCAGTATCCGGAAGCCCTGCGCTACCATTCCACCCGGTACATCAAGCACAACAAGGTCATCACCACCAACAAGAACCCCCTGCTCGGCAACTGCGAAGGGGCAGACGGCCTCAAGACGGGCTGGGTATTCGCTTCCGGCTACAACATCATCTCCACGGTGAAGCGCGGCAAGACCCGCCTGCTGGCCGTGGTGCTGGGCGCGGAAACCACCCAGGCCCGCGCCCAGGAAGTGAACCGGCTGGTGGAAGCGGGCTTTCGCTCCGTGGCCGGGGGCGGCAAGCCCGTTTCCATGCTGCTGGCGGACATGAAGCCCTCTGACTACGGATTGACCCTGCACAAGACCAACAGCGAGGCCTACGCCGAACTGCGCAAGTCGTCCAAATCCGCCAAGTCGCGCAAGACGTCGGTGGCTGCCGCCAAGACTGCGGAAGGTGCCAAGGCCGCACCTGTGCAGAAGAAATCCCAAAAGAAAAAGGCTGCCGTCACGGCGGAAAAGGCCGACCCCGCCAAGACGGGGCAAAAGGCCGCGCCGAAGGCGTCCAAGTCCACTGCGTCCGCCACGGCCAAGGCTTCCGACGCATCCAGGACCACCAGGACCAAAGCCAGCGCGCAGGCCCAGGCGAAGCAGCCCGAACGCAAGGCAGTGGCCAAGACGGAAGACCAGGAACCCGCCCCCAAGGCCGCCAGGAAAAAGTCCTCCGCCACCAAGTCCACGGCGGACAAGACCCCCGCTCCCGGCAAAAAGGCCACCCCGCGCGAGGTGGCAGACAAGCAGGGCTGA